One Parageobacillus sp. KH3-4 genomic region harbors:
- a CDS encoding aldehyde dehydrogenase family protein — MNEETKGLFIDGKWVKKPRTYELRAPYNGQLLARISMADADDVEKAISGAQRAFQTMKDLPAYQRSEILFRVARLLKERKEEMARIVAKEAGKPIRTARGELERTIVTYQFAAEEAKRIYGETIPMDAAPGGEGRIGMTWREPLGVVVAITPFNFPFNLVAHKLGPAFAAGNTVVLKPAEQTPLSALAIAEIFQEAGLTDGALQVITGSGRELSDALLMDERVKKVTFTGSASVGKLIKQKAGLRKVTLELGSNAALIVEPDVALDKIIPRCVEGAFSYAGQVCISLQRVYVHEAIYEEFCKRFIERAKQLKVGDPLDEDTDISAMIRQREAERIESWVEEAVQSGARIGLGGIRNGSVYSPTVLLDVKQDMAVSCREVFAPVVSIVPYRELQEAIEMVNDSVYGLNIGIYTTNIQRALYAARHIESGAVIVNDIPTFRVDHMPYGGVKESGYGREGIKYAVEEMTELKFVSIKTDF; from the coding sequence ATGAACGAAGAAACGAAAGGGTTATTTATCGATGGAAAGTGGGTGAAAAAGCCAAGAACGTATGAATTGCGCGCCCCTTATAATGGACAATTGTTAGCGCGCATCAGCATGGCCGATGCAGACGATGTGGAGAAAGCGATTTCTGGAGCGCAGCGGGCTTTTCAAACGATGAAAGATTTGCCTGCCTATCAGCGTTCAGAAATATTGTTTCGGGTTGCGCGGTTATTGAAAGAGCGCAAGGAAGAAATGGCGCGGATTGTCGCCAAGGAAGCAGGAAAGCCGATTCGCACCGCCCGGGGGGAACTGGAGAGAACGATTGTGACGTATCAATTTGCGGCGGAAGAGGCAAAACGGATTTACGGGGAAACGATTCCGATGGACGCCGCTCCCGGCGGAGAAGGCCGCATTGGCATGACATGGCGCGAACCGCTGGGAGTTGTCGTGGCGATTACCCCTTTCAACTTTCCTTTTAATCTAGTTGCCCATAAACTTGGCCCGGCTTTTGCCGCAGGGAATACGGTAGTATTAAAGCCGGCGGAACAAACCCCTTTAAGCGCGCTGGCGATCGCTGAAATTTTTCAAGAAGCAGGTCTTACGGACGGGGCATTGCAAGTCATAACGGGAAGCGGCCGGGAACTTAGCGATGCTTTGTTAATGGATGAGCGGGTGAAAAAAGTTACGTTTACCGGAAGCGCGTCAGTTGGAAAACTGATTAAGCAAAAAGCAGGATTAAGGAAAGTGACGCTAGAGCTTGGTTCGAACGCGGCATTAATTGTCGAACCGGATGTTGCGTTGGACAAAATCATTCCGCGGTGTGTAGAAGGAGCGTTTTCTTACGCCGGGCAAGTGTGCATTTCGCTCCAGCGCGTTTATGTACATGAAGCGATTTACGAAGAATTTTGCAAACGCTTTATTGAACGGGCCAAACAGCTAAAAGTCGGCGATCCTTTAGATGAAGACACGGACATTAGCGCAATGATTCGCCAAAGAGAGGCGGAGCGCATTGAATCGTGGGTGGAAGAAGCGGTTCAATCTGGAGCGAGAATTGGATTAGGCGGCATACGCAACGGTTCGGTGTATTCACCGACGGTTTTGCTTGATGTAAAGCAAGATATGGCAGTCTCGTGCCGGGAAGTTTTTGCGCCGGTTGTATCGATCGTTCCGTATCGGGAATTACAAGAGGCTATTGAAATGGTCAATGATTCGGTATACGGACTGAATATCGGAATTTATACAACCAATATTCAGCGCGCTTTATATGCAGCGCGGCACATTGAGTCTGGCGCCGTGATCGTCAATGACATTCCTACGTTCCGCGTCGACCATATGCCGTATGGAGGAGTGAAGGAAAGCGGTTACGGACGCGAAGGGATTAAATATGCTGTCGAGGAAATGACGGAATTAAAGTTTGTTTCGATAAAAACAGATTTTTAA
- a CDS encoding PTS lactose/cellobiose transporter subunit IIA: MEKIDLQQLTNEQIAFQLILHSGNARSKVIQSLREYRAGNKEVASKLLKEAEADLSLAHDIHFQMVQKEAGGQNTEFTLLLIHAEDHLMSTLSMKELVKEMLELFKARNL; this comes from the coding sequence ATGGAAAAAATCGATCTTCAGCAATTAACGAATGAACAAATTGCGTTTCAGCTTATTCTTCATAGCGGAAATGCGCGTAGCAAAGTCATTCAATCCCTCCGGGAATATCGTGCTGGAAACAAGGAGGTTGCCAGTAAGCTGCTAAAAGAAGCAGAAGCGGACTTAAGTTTGGCGCATGATATTCACTTTCAAATGGTTCAAAAGGAAGCGGGCGGTCAAAATACCGAGTTTACGTTATTGTTAATCCATGCGGAAGACCATTTAATGTCGACACTGTCCATGAAAGAGTTAGTAAAGGAGATGCTTGAATTATTTAAAGCGAGAAACTTATAA
- a CDS encoding N-acyl homoserine lactonase family protein, with product MSNMIKPHPKLYVMDNGRMRMDKNWMIAMHNPATIHNPNAQTEFVEFPIYTVLIDHPEGKILFDTSCNPNSMGPQGRWSEATQQMFPWTASEECYLHNRLEQLKVRPEDVKYVVASHLHLDHAGCLEMFTNATIIVHEDEFNGALQCYARNQKEGAYIWADIDAWIKNNLQWRTVKRHEDNIILAEGVKILNFGSGHAWGMLGLHVELPETGGIILASDAIYTAESYGPPIKPPGIIYDSLGYMNTVERIRRIARETNSQVWFGHDSEQFKKFRKSTEGYYE from the coding sequence ATGTCCAACATGATAAAACCGCATCCAAAGCTTTATGTCATGGATAATGGGAGAATGAGAATGGATAAAAACTGGATGATCGCGATGCATAATCCGGCGACGATTCATAATCCGAACGCACAAACAGAGTTTGTAGAATTTCCGATTTATACGGTGTTGATTGACCATCCGGAAGGAAAAATTTTGTTTGATACCTCTTGCAATCCAAACTCGATGGGGCCTCAAGGGAGATGGTCGGAAGCAACCCAGCAAATGTTTCCGTGGACGGCAAGTGAAGAATGCTATCTCCACAATCGGCTAGAGCAATTAAAAGTAAGACCGGAAGATGTTAAATATGTCGTTGCTTCGCATTTGCATTTGGATCACGCGGGCTGCTTAGAAATGTTTACAAACGCGACGATCATTGTACATGAAGACGAATTCAACGGCGCCCTCCAATGTTACGCGCGCAATCAAAAGGAAGGCGCATATATTTGGGCCGACATTGATGCATGGATTAAAAATAACCTTCAATGGCGCACAGTGAAGCGTCATGAAGACAATATTATCCTCGCTGAAGGGGTTAAAATTTTGAATTTCGGAAGCGGCCATGCGTGGGGAATGCTTGGATTGCACGTGGAGCTTCCAGAAACGGGAGGGATCATTCTCGCTTCAGATGCGATTTATACAGCGGAAAGCTACGGACCGCCGATTAAGCCGCCGGGCATCATTTATGACTCCCTTGGTTATATGAATACGGTCGAACGAATCCGGCGGATCGCGCGGGAAACGAATTCGCAAGTATGGTTCGGCCATGATTCCGAGCAATTTAAAAAATTCCGCAAATCTACGGAAGGCTATTACGAGTGA
- a CDS encoding MerR family transcriptional regulator: MTNKDDSYKFKKVISIGIVSELTGLSQRQIRYYEERKLIFPDRSKGIRKYSFADVEQLMEIADKREEGVPTQEIRREMTKEIREKMLKGQMNAHFRFRS; this comes from the coding sequence ATGACGAATAAGGACGATTCATACAAATTTAAAAAAGTCATCTCTATTGGCATTGTTAGTGAGTTAACGGGGTTATCCCAGCGCCAAATCCGGTATTATGAGGAGCGGAAACTTATTTTTCCGGACCGTTCGAAAGGAATCCGAAAATATTCATTCGCTGATGTGGAACAATTGATGGAGATTGCCGATAAACGCGAAGAAGGTGTTCCGACGCAGGAAATCCGGCGCGAAATGACAAAAGAGATTCGGGAAAAAATGTTAAAAGGACAGATGAATGCTCATTTCCGATTTCGTTCATAA
- the celB gene encoding PTS cellobiose transporter subunit IIC, whose translation MNQTFEKLSKILVPIAGKLNNSRYLQVLRDAFMLAFPLTIFGSIAVVIANLPFLDKVMSESSLNTLREILNVAPNATMGVMTIFVVFGIGYYLSKSYEVEGIFGGAIALASFLILTPFVLNVEGKEAVQGVIPLDRLGAKGMFLGMITAFVAAEIYRKVVQKNITIKMPAGVPPAVAKSFAALIPAVVTLTVFLVVNIIITQLFNTNMHDVIYNAVQAPLVGLGSGIIPTLIAIFVTQILWFFGLHGQIIINSVMDPIWNTLSLENLNAYTKTGEIPHVISKQFIEVYTVGMGGTGMTLAVIFAMLFFMKSKQMKQVAKLGIGPGIFNVNEPIIFGLPVVMNPLIMVPWIIAPMIVTFVTYLAMSSGLVPPSTGVAVPWTVPIFINGMMATNSLAGGILQLVNFTIVLIIWFPFLKFIDRMNLQKEKEEETAKNAS comes from the coding sequence ATGAACCAAACTTTTGAAAAGTTAAGTAAAATATTGGTTCCTATTGCGGGAAAGTTAAATAACAGCCGTTATTTACAAGTGTTACGTGATGCGTTTATGTTAGCGTTTCCACTTACAATTTTCGGATCGATTGCCGTTGTTATTGCGAACTTGCCGTTTCTTGATAAAGTCATGAGCGAAAGCAGTTTAAATACATTGCGGGAAATTTTAAACGTAGCTCCAAACGCGACAATGGGAGTTATGACGATTTTCGTTGTATTCGGTATCGGTTATTATTTATCGAAAAGTTATGAGGTGGAAGGAATTTTTGGAGGTGCTATTGCACTCGCTTCTTTCTTGATTTTAACGCCATTTGTTTTAAATGTGGAAGGAAAAGAAGCGGTACAAGGCGTCATCCCTCTTGATCGTTTAGGTGCAAAAGGGATGTTCCTTGGAATGATTACCGCGTTTGTTGCTGCAGAGATTTACCGGAAAGTCGTGCAAAAAAATATTACGATTAAAATGCCAGCTGGAGTGCCACCAGCCGTTGCAAAATCGTTTGCGGCCCTTATTCCTGCGGTGGTGACACTCACAGTTTTCTTGGTCGTCAATATTATTATAACACAATTATTTAATACAAACATGCATGATGTCATTTATAATGCAGTACAAGCACCATTAGTCGGTTTAGGAAGCGGCATTATTCCAACGCTTATCGCGATTTTTGTGACACAGATTTTATGGTTTTTTGGGTTGCACGGCCAAATTATCATTAACTCTGTGATGGATCCAATTTGGAATACGTTATCTCTGGAAAACTTAAATGCGTATACGAAAACTGGAGAAATTCCGCATGTGATTAGCAAGCAGTTTATTGAAGTTTATACGGTTGGCATGGGTGGAACGGGAATGACTCTTGCCGTCATTTTTGCCATGCTTTTCTTTATGAAAAGCAAGCAAATGAAACAAGTCGCGAAATTGGGGATCGGGCCAGGAATCTTTAACGTAAATGAGCCGATTATTTTCGGTTTGCCTGTTGTGATGAACCCGCTTATTATGGTTCCATGGATTATTGCGCCAATGATCGTTACATTTGTCACTTATTTAGCGATGTCTTCCGGTCTTGTCCCGCCTTCGACAGGGGTGGCGGTTCCGTGGACAGTACCAATCTTTATTAACGGAATGATGGCGACGAATTCGCTGGCAGGGGGAATTTTGCAGTTAGTCAACTTTACGATTGTTCTTATTATTTGGTTCCCGTTCTTAAAATTTATTGATCGGATGAACTTACAAAAAGAAAAGGAAGAAGAAACGGCAAAGAATGCGTCATAA
- a CDS encoding iron-containing alcohol dehydrogenase gives MSVSRIVFTSLNYVGWGALDNLLPEVERFSPKKILVVTDPALEKIGLVQRVTNPLAQRGYDVQLYTDVVPEPPLETGEKLVSFTRKGEFDLVIGVGGGSAMDLAKLAAVLAVHEGKVADYLNLTGTRKVEKKGLPKILIPTTSGTGSEVTNISVLSLDTTKDVVTHDYLLADVAIVDPQLTVSVPPRVTAATGIDALTHAVEAYVSVNASPTSDGLALQAIRLIARSLRKAVENGEDKQARIDMSNGSYLAGLAFFNAGVAGVHALAYPLGGQFHIAHGESNAVLLPYVMGYIRKSCAKRMADILNALGGNSSFLSEEEASYKCVEELERIVRDVGIPRTLGGFNIPESALESLTKDAVQQKRLLARSPLPLLEDDIRTIYQSAFQGVVTEPK, from the coding sequence ATGAGTGTTTCGCGAATTGTATTTACATCGCTAAACTATGTCGGATGGGGAGCATTGGACAACTTGCTTCCTGAAGTTGAACGATTTTCTCCAAAAAAAATATTAGTCGTAACAGATCCAGCGTTAGAGAAAATCGGCCTCGTTCAACGTGTAACAAATCCGCTTGCACAACGTGGGTATGACGTTCAGCTTTATACAGATGTAGTGCCGGAACCGCCGCTGGAGACGGGAGAAAAATTAGTTTCCTTTACGAGGAAAGGAGAGTTTGACCTTGTGATTGGCGTCGGCGGCGGGAGTGCGATGGATTTGGCGAAACTGGCGGCGGTGTTGGCTGTGCATGAAGGAAAAGTAGCCGATTACCTTAATTTAACGGGAACGAGAAAAGTCGAGAAAAAAGGCTTACCGAAAATATTAATTCCGACTACATCAGGGACCGGGTCAGAAGTGACAAATATCTCCGTGCTCTCTTTAGATACGACAAAAGATGTGGTAACGCATGATTATTTATTAGCGGACGTAGCGATTGTCGACCCGCAACTTACCGTTTCTGTTCCGCCGCGCGTGACGGCTGCGACAGGCATTGACGCGCTGACTCATGCGGTCGAAGCATACGTATCCGTCAATGCAAGCCCGACGTCAGACGGTTTGGCGCTGCAGGCGATTCGCTTGATCGCGCGGTCGTTGCGTAAAGCGGTGGAAAACGGAGAGGACAAGCAGGCGCGGATCGATATGAGCAACGGCAGTTATTTGGCGGGATTGGCGTTTTTTAACGCTGGGGTCGCAGGCGTTCATGCGCTTGCTTACCCGTTAGGCGGACAGTTTCATATCGCCCACGGCGAATCGAATGCAGTATTGCTTCCGTATGTGATGGGATATATTCGCAAAAGCTGCGCGAAGCGGATGGCCGATATTTTGAATGCGCTAGGAGGGAACTCAAGCTTTCTTTCAGAAGAAGAAGCTTCATATAAATGTGTCGAAGAGCTGGAGCGAATCGTCCGCGATGTCGGTATCCCGAGAACGCTCGGCGGATTTAATATCCCAGAGAGCGCATTGGAAAGCTTAACGAAAGATGCCGTTCAGCAAAAACGCTTGCTTGCGCGCAGTCCGCTTCCGCTGTTAGAAGACGATATACGGACGATTTACCAATCTGCTTTTCAAGGTGTGGTGACGGAGCCGAAATAA
- a CDS encoding PTS sugar transporter subunit IIB, with product MKRILLACSSGMSTSLLVTKMQEYAKSIGEEAEIWAVGQDQAKKEMEKADVVLIGPQMSFLKSELQKEAEKYGIKVDVIDMVAYGMADGKKAYEQALKLMGEK from the coding sequence ATGAAACGAATTCTTTTAGCTTGCAGTTCGGGGATGTCTACGAGTTTATTGGTAACAAAAATGCAGGAGTATGCAAAATCGATTGGGGAAGAAGCAGAAATTTGGGCGGTGGGGCAAGATCAAGCGAAAAAGGAAATGGAGAAAGCGGATGTTGTTTTAATTGGCCCGCAAATGAGCTTTTTAAAAAGTGAGCTTCAAAAAGAAGCTGAAAAATATGGAATTAAAGTAGATGTGATTGATATGGTGGCATATGGGATGGCAGACGGAAAAAAAGCGTATGAACAAGCGTTGAAATTAATGGGGGAAAAATAA
- a CDS encoding Fur-regulated basic protein FbpA, with protein sequence MGKLMRTAIIKQKQFYIYELLKTGLFPDANALQQWTIRELRHEYERHQLQKNRGGKRNGPESF encoded by the coding sequence ATGGGGAAACTCATGCGGACGGCAATCATCAAACAAAAACAATTTTACATTTACGAGCTCCTGAAAACTGGTTTGTTTCCTGACGCCAACGCACTTCAGCAATGGACAATTCGCGAATTGCGGCACGAATACGAACGGCATCAATTACAAAAAAACAGAGGTGGTAAGCGAAATGGACCCGAAAGCTTTTGA